acgacgtcttgcctttataaatataagttctttattatgctagttgtggatgattatagttaacaggtgtatacgagtgtccagctcgggcactagtcacggcctacggggttgggtcgtgacattaagcatattttaaatgatctattttagtacgaattctcttgaatgtagagttgtgatcttggaaggagaacgtttagtcgttaagaagacgtaaaggtatgtaaggctagtccccttcttccaaaaggcatgactcttatatcaCCATCTCCTATATATGTtctcatgaccttcttacattccaaaagttgaaagcctaagattattaagagcttcttatgagatagagataagatgtgttttatgataatgatggggatgatgatgattctatttctagagattataaagcttatgaattgatgctatCATGAGACTAATGatcttattttatgatttccttgatgttgttcattgttgatgatctcacctcatgatactagttccttcaaggtgagacatagcgatgatgtttgttccataatataatcaggggttaccgaccttacgtcactccgatagagttatagcttttacttgagctctcatgcatgctttatgttatgtatatgtgagtttacaccgtgcctagttagCCGGCCAGACACCACTACGATgagcgtagtgggcagctatgatgataattacacagtgcctagttggccgggtagacaccactagtgggcggcatgagatggttaccccggacgcgggctaatgatgatcacaccgtacctatatggtcgggcagtttatgtatgtatatatatgatatgatgttgttttaatataaaagttagcatgcatgactccgccttaagaggaaACCAATTACAGGTTATCCCTTCATCTTATactctcttatttctttattatgttattatacatgccttacatagtcagtacattattcgtactgacgtccttacttttatggatgctgcgttcatgcccgcaggtagacaaaGAGGCGGTACAGACACCTAGGAGCTTTATCAATagatatacaggagcactccactactccggagttacCGCTCATtcgtatattcttttgtgtacatattgtcCTGTCCCATTCTTATGATTTCAGTATCCcagttagaggcttgtagatgcatatgtgtgggtagtagatgttatgtgatCTCTTcagtgtatattctgtacatcatTTGGTCGTCTTgtgggcttatgtatatgtgtgtgagtgtatatatatatatatatatatgtgtgtgtgtgtgtgtgtgtgtatgtgtatgtgtgtgtgtgtgtgtgtgtgtgtgtgtgtgtgtgtgtgtgtgtgtgtgtgtgttttgagAAGTAAACAAAGATCGTTTCGTAATAAGCTTTGTGTTGAGAATGGTGAATGTGCAGGTTGACTTTGATGTTAAGTTGacaggtggtgctcggtaggctagctccgggtgcccgtcatggctctctagttgggttgtgacataaATGTTACCTTACTTAGATATTTTTGTCCTATAATAAGTATCACCTTAGGAAATCAAAgcataaattgactagttttttcaACTCTATCCTTAGACAAAActgacaagttaaagtaacatctaaggGCCTATTTGGAAAGCCatccaggtaattggaattgggtgtaattacacagtttaacctgttgtttgaccaagtaattacttgATTTggtgggaattgggtgtaattgagagggtgaaattacactctccaattctcaggGGAGGGTTTTGAATTGGGTGTAACTACACCTTGTAATTACaaggttacttttttttttttttttttaattcctttctttttaattttttttatttctatttttttaaattctttttttatttttcatttttaattatttttatttttaaagatatttttctttttatattatttatctttcatttcattttttctcattcccaacatttacttcttgtgattccatgttcttgctcgtatttttttttattctattcatttaATATAGctttgttattattctaatatttggaACTACACCTCTTAGTATTAGAAAAAaggagtcattaacaaacttggcatataatgagtgatgttattaaagtagaatttcattgtgaaggaagttatagacttatattttctctttcttttaaattatatttacttaagtttCGTTGAAACTTGCTTATGTAATGttagaatttgacataagagtattatgttaaactatttatttttggattttgaatttaagttatattttcgattttaatttatttgctttagtacaattgacttgttatttcacattccatggtgtttatttttcacttacagttgataatttttttttccagatatttgaataatgttatggaattatatttataaacacttaattttttttgtcaaatattcaatccatgatgttctcacaaaaaagcctgctttaatttttataaataattaaaatgaaaatattattaatttaaaaaaaaaatatcaacttttttaaaaatattagttacaatatatgattattaattaatatattttcaagaaataatttgttgttaaatacataatttaatatcatttatataggcacatatttttcaaatattaattttaaattttttagaattaaattttatattttaatcaAACTAACTTTGtgttacacttgtgcaaccaaacagtacgcttgtaattacactataaTTACAtgatgacaaacaaacaggtcgttgtaattacaatactttgtaattactaggctgtgtaattactaccctagtaattacaccaattccaattaccaggtggatTTTTAAATAGACcctaaatgatgattgaaaaagccacatagtaacttggtataGTTGGATTCCAATGTCAAAAAGATTACAACGTCAAAAAGATTAcaacttgtgcatgctctaatcaagaggaaaaaataagttatttttattatataggggttaatttagtaaacttcacattgcattattgatttcttaatataaGTGTTTTTGGCtaaaatgacacttattatgggacggaggaagtagtaTTTACGTTTCAAATACGTGGTATCAGGACCAGGTTCATCTCGGTCCCTTTTTGAACAAGAGTTTAGTAATATTTATAAACTCAAAAGTATATAAAAGGtacaatatatgaaaatatttgtagtttagttttttttttttaaattaatatttaaaattacggtttatttcttttcatcttttgtGTTGTGGACGACAGGGATTCTTGAAATAGCAGAATTTATTGTGTTAGGTTGGTGCCTTGGCACAACATTTTTACCTCATGAAACTTCCTTTTTTATTGACCTTGGAAAACAAAGTTACTATCTAATTAGCCAATTATCCAGTGGTTATCAAGAAACTCATGTATATGTCTACTTTTGACTGCCAATTTTCTTCAActacttttttctttcattactATTTGGGTCAatatttgttttctcttggaacTTTCCTCTTTACCGAACTTCTCAGTGGATGCATGTATCTAAATCCCTCTTGTAGGTGGGTCCTATTAAAAGTACCTTACTCAAAACAAAACGTGTTAAACTTTCTTCTTACTTTTTCtctaaaaattttttaaaaaaaattactatattGTTCCTTACACATCTGCCTTGCAACTCTATAAAGAGGTCAGCTTCAAAAGGGAAGTATTCGTATGCACTTAAGGTATTCTTGGCCTTGAGAACTCTAGACAAGTGAATTTTGATTCCAAATTGATTACATTATttagagaaaataaaatttaaaagaaactatGGCAATACAATTAGGATCTTTACTAGTAGCAGCAGATTTGGTTTTTTTCTACACATTTGCAATATTATTTGCCAATTGCGTCACTTCTACTTCGATAAATCGCAATAGCTTTCCTGAAGGTTTTATGATCGGTGCATCATCTTCTGCTTATCAAGTAGGTTTTCAAGATGACAAGATATATCAAAGTTTTGTATTTAATTTTTCGGGTCATTCAATATGAATTGTCTTTAAATTTCCTATTCCTCTCTATTTCAGTATGAAGGTGCGGCATATGAAAGTGGTAAAGGACCTAGTATATGGGATACTTTCACTCACAAATTTCCAGGAAAAATATCTGAGGGAACTAATGGGGATGTAGGAGACAATTTTTATAATACGTATAAGGTAATTGTTCATGTTttcaattcttcactttttAGTACAACGATAGTTGAttgctttcttttttatttgaatctGACTTCTAGAAATTGAAATATGGAACAGGATGATGTGAAACTGATGAAGTTTGTGGGAATGGATGCTTTCAGATTTTCAATATCCTGGTCAAGAATATTACCTCGTATGAATTTTAATCATATCAAAAAGCCAATTATTTAGATCGTCGATTCCAGCGCACTCGTATatgtagattttttttcttacaacCATGCTATGAGTATTTGCTCAAAAGTTGTCCTTTGATTTTCAGGTGGCAAGTTAAGTGGAGGAGTCAATAAGGAAGGCATTGCATTTTACAACAATCTCATCAATGAGCTTTTATCTAATGGTttgtattttgtataattaatcttattttaattatttcttcctttaaaaaaattatatatttcttCCTTACTATTTCTATCGTTTCCTACTTCTCTTCGATCTCTCGATTCCATCTTTCTGTCTGTCTGTCTATTTAATTGTGTGTATAAATAAACAGGTATACAACCATTTGTGACAATATACCATTGGGATCTTTCACAAGCACTAGAAGATGAGTATAGCGGCTTTCTTAGCCCTCTTGTTGTGTAAGTTCTTTTCTCGTCTCACCTGAGCCTTTGTTCCTATAACCTTAAATTATTGCAGATGgtacacttttatttacttaattgagATAATGGTAAAAATCCACTTAAACCATCACTTTTTTCGTGAGTttcacacctaaactatcagCTGTTCTCTTTTCCTGCTTGAACTATCACCATTTATGTATTAAAATACACCTAGTTACTGAGTAGATGGTGATAATTCAGGTAGGAAAATAGTACAATTGATAGTTAGCCTAATCAGTTTCGAAGTTTGTTATAATAAACAGTTTTTTACCATTAGCTCTACTTAATTACATATTCAACAAAACTAAAATAGAAATTATTATTCAAATTGCAGGAATGATTTTGTGGACTTCGCGGAGCTTTGCTTCAAAGAGTTTGGAGATAGAGTGAAGCATTGGATCACCATGAATGAGCCTTATATTTTCACAAATGGTGGCTATGACTCAGGCAATTCTGCTCCAGGCCGATGCTCTCCATGGCAATCCAACAATTGTGCTAATGGAAACTCAGCAACTGAGCCTTATGTTGTTGCCCACAATTTGATTCTGTGTCACGCTGCAACAGTAAGTCTATACAAGAAGAAGTACCAAAAGTCTCAAAAGGGAGACATAGGAATTACACTTGTGGCTCAATGGTTGGTACCGTACACCAATAGTGAACTTGATGCCAAAGCAGCCCAACGAGCCATTGACTTCATGTATGGATGGTAAGTATGCCATTAATTACTTATGacaaatttaacttatatacacagACTGTCAGTTTATCTAAACCTATTATAACATGTaacttaccttttttttttttttaaaactattgttAAAGTGTGTGATCATCTCATCTAAAATCTTAAACTGTCAGAGAAAGCAcactttatttacttaattatattctcaatCTGCTCCCTCACGTGTGGATCTAACTATTTTTTTCATGGGCTAAGCac
This portion of the Lycium ferocissimum isolate CSIRO_LF1 chromosome 1, AGI_CSIRO_Lferr_CH_V1, whole genome shotgun sequence genome encodes:
- the LOC132057015 gene encoding beta-glucosidase 12-like; protein product: MAIQLGSLLVAADLVFFYTFAILFANCVTSTSINRNSFPEGFMIGASSSAYQYEGAAYESGKGPSIWDTFTHKFPGKISEGTNGDVGDNFYNTYKDDVKLMKFVGMDAFRFSISWSRILPRGKLSGGVNKEGIAFYNNLINELLSNGIQPFVTIYHWDLSQALEDEYSGFLSPLVVNDFVDFAELCFKEFGDRVKHWITMNEPYIFTNGGYDSGNSAPGRCSPWQSNNCANGNSATEPYVVAHNLILCHAATVSLYKKKYQKSQKGDIGITLVAQWLVPYTNSELDAKAAQRAIDFMYGWFIDPLVYGDYPSIMRTIVGDRLPKFTPEQAKMVKGSFDFIGLNYYTSNYAAHLPSSNNVNISSATNPHVHVTGERDGKPIGDPTGVNIFFDYPKGLRDLLVYTKEKYNNPTIYITENGMGDRSITLKDAIRDRQRVKFYRGHLLAVQESIELGVKVKGFFAWSFLDTFEWTDGYKLRFGMYYVDYTDKLKRYPKYSALWFRKHFHKETSKLHYSRYMRSWIPRILSSYM